The following nucleotide sequence is from Corynebacterium hindlerae.
AAGACACTAACCGCTACGTTATCGAGGTCGATGGTGAGGTCGCTGGCTACGCTGCGTACACGCTGGACGGCGAAACACGCGTCTTTGACCACACTGTTGTTAAAGATAAGTTCCAAGGGCAAGGCCTGTCGCAGCCACTGATCAAGGCTGCCCTAGACGACACGAGGACCGCGAACATTCCTTATACGGCTACCTGCTCAGCTGTCGTGCGATTCATTGAAAAGAACCCCGAATACGCGTTAGGCCCGCCGGAGCGGGCCTGACAAAAGAACTAGATGCTGTAGTTAGCGGGGAAGCCGCCTGTAACGTAGGCGTCAGGGTCGACGAGTTTGATGCACTCATCGGGGTTGCGTGGGCGATTCTTCGCCGGAATCCCCACGGCAATATGGTTGGCAGGGACATCTTTGGTTACTACCGCGTTCGCACCGATGGCGCTTCCTTCACCAATGGTGATGGGGCCGAGCACCTTCGCTCCGGCACCCACGGTGACACCATCGCAGAGCGTTGGGTGGCGTTTCGTTTGGGTTAGCACCTGGCCACCGAGCGTGACTCCGTGGTAGAGCATGACGCCGTCGCCGATTTCGGCAGTTTCACCGATGACGATCCCCATGCCGTGGTCGATGAAAAAACGGCGACCAATGGTTGCGCCGGGGTGGATTTCAATCCCCGTAAAGAACCGGGTGACCTGTGCCAAAATGCGAGCAGGCCCCTTG
It contains:
- a CDS encoding GNAT family N-acetyltransferase translates to MTEVRHEKDTNRYVIEVDGEVAGYAAYTLDGETRVFDHTVVKDKFQGQGLSQPLIKAALDDTRTANIPYTATCSAVVRFIEKNPEYALGPPERA
- the epsC gene encoding serine O-acetyltransferase EpsC — its product is MYQLVRMIREDLQNAREHDPAARGDVENAIVYSGLHAIWAHRVSHALWTRGLKGPARILAQVTRFFTGIEIHPGATIGRRFFIDHGMGIVIGETAEIGDGVMLYHGVTLGGQVLTQTKRHPTLCDGVTVGAGAKVLGPITIGEGSAIGANAVVTKDVPANHIAVGIPAKNRPRNPDECIKLVDPDAYVTGGFPANYSI